A genomic window from Rhea pennata isolate bPtePen1 chromosome 12, bPtePen1.pri, whole genome shotgun sequence includes:
- the LMCD1 gene encoding LIM and cysteine-rich domains protein 1 isoform X3, with product MLKQFWKICKSCKCSQEDHSLSSDVEDDRKIGRLLSDSKYATLTARVKGGDGVRIYKRNRMIITNPIVSRKDPTFDTITYEWAPPGLTQKLAIQYMELIPKEMQPVAGTEGAYYRRRQLMRQLPIYDQDPSQCRGLAEGEAKLMEDFVKKYKADALGVGEVALPGQGGSTKEDGKQQDKTLAASKPSESTNGAVDSTPAGGQGRCEVCKQAVPADCPVVYADRAGYARQWHPACFVCCKCSEPLVDLIYFWENGAVWCGRHYCESLRPRCAGCDEIIFAEDYQQAEGMSWHKKHFACVGCETLLTGKPFSLDSASLLCATCSRSRHP from the exons ATGCTCAAGCAGTTCTG GAAAATATGCAAGTCATGCAAATGCAGCCAGGAGGATCACAGCCTGAGCTCTGACGTGGAAGACGATCGGAAAATTGGCCGCCTGTTATCAGATTCGAAGTACGCTACGCTCACCGCCAGGGTGAAAGGAGGTGACGGAGTTCGCATTTACAAAAGAAACCGCATGATCATCACCAATCCCATCGTATCCCGGAAGGACCCGACCTTCGACACCATCACCTACGAATGGGCTCCGCCAGGACTGACCCAGAAGCTG GCCATTCAGTACATGGAGCTGATCCCCAAGGAGATGCAGCCGGTGGCAGGCACGGAGGGCGCGTACTATCGCCGGCGGCAGCTGATGAGACAGCTCCCTATCTATGACCAGGACCCTTCCCAGTGCCGCGGCCTCGCTGAGGGCGAGGCGAAGCTCATGGAAGACTttgtaaagaaatacaaagcCGATGCTCTGGGTGTTGGCGAGGTCGCGCTCCCTGGGCAGGGCGGCAGCACGAAGGAGGACGGGAAGCAGCAAGACAAAACCCTGGCTGCGAGCAAACCCTCCGAGTCCACCAACGGAGCTGTCGACAGCACGCCCGCGGGAGGGCAGGGT CGCTGCGAGGTGTGCAAGCAGGCGGTGCCGGCGGACTGCCCCGTCGTCTACGCGGACAGGGCCGGCTACGCCCGGCAGTGGCACCCGGCCTGCTTCGTGTGCTGCAAGTGCTCCGAGCCGCTCGTCGACCTCATCTACTTCTGGGAGAACGGAGCGGTGTGGTGTGGGCGCCACTACTGCGAGAGCctgcggccgcgctgcgccggcTGCGACGAG ATAATCTTCGCGGAGGACTACCAGCAGGCCGAGGGGATGAGCTGGCACAAGAAGCACTTCGCCTGCGTGGGGTGCGAGACGCTGCTGACCGGCAAGCCCTTCAGCCTCGACAGCGCCAGCCTGCTGTGTGCCACCTGCAGTAGAAGCAGACATCCCTGA
- the LMCD1 gene encoding LIM and cysteine-rich domains protein 1 isoform X1 produces the protein MSGRSFLLQVTKLTPRALPTLPDMSGSQPPAGRGAPCSRCRGTCGGFEPHSWRKICKSCKCSQEDHSLSSDVEDDRKIGRLLSDSKYATLTARVKGGDGVRIYKRNRMIITNPIVSRKDPTFDTITYEWAPPGLTQKLAIQYMELIPKEMQPVAGTEGAYYRRRQLMRQLPIYDQDPSQCRGLAEGEAKLMEDFVKKYKADALGVGEVALPGQGGSTKEDGKQQDKTLAASKPSESTNGAVDSTPAGGQGRCEVCKQAVPADCPVVYADRAGYARQWHPACFVCCKCSEPLVDLIYFWENGAVWCGRHYCESLRPRCAGCDEIIFAEDYQQAEGMSWHKKHFACVGCETLLTGKPFSLDSASLLCATCSRSRHP, from the exons ATGTCGGGGAGCCAGCCGCCGGCGGGCAGAGGGGCGCCGTGTTCCCGCTGCCGCGGGACCTGCGGGGGCTTCGAGCCGCACTCCTGGAG GAAAATATGCAAGTCATGCAAATGCAGCCAGGAGGATCACAGCCTGAGCTCTGACGTGGAAGACGATCGGAAAATTGGCCGCCTGTTATCAGATTCGAAGTACGCTACGCTCACCGCCAGGGTGAAAGGAGGTGACGGAGTTCGCATTTACAAAAGAAACCGCATGATCATCACCAATCCCATCGTATCCCGGAAGGACCCGACCTTCGACACCATCACCTACGAATGGGCTCCGCCAGGACTGACCCAGAAGCTG GCCATTCAGTACATGGAGCTGATCCCCAAGGAGATGCAGCCGGTGGCAGGCACGGAGGGCGCGTACTATCGCCGGCGGCAGCTGATGAGACAGCTCCCTATCTATGACCAGGACCCTTCCCAGTGCCGCGGCCTCGCTGAGGGCGAGGCGAAGCTCATGGAAGACTttgtaaagaaatacaaagcCGATGCTCTGGGTGTTGGCGAGGTCGCGCTCCCTGGGCAGGGCGGCAGCACGAAGGAGGACGGGAAGCAGCAAGACAAAACCCTGGCTGCGAGCAAACCCTCCGAGTCCACCAACGGAGCTGTCGACAGCACGCCCGCGGGAGGGCAGGGT CGCTGCGAGGTGTGCAAGCAGGCGGTGCCGGCGGACTGCCCCGTCGTCTACGCGGACAGGGCCGGCTACGCCCGGCAGTGGCACCCGGCCTGCTTCGTGTGCTGCAAGTGCTCCGAGCCGCTCGTCGACCTCATCTACTTCTGGGAGAACGGAGCGGTGTGGTGTGGGCGCCACTACTGCGAGAGCctgcggccgcgctgcgccggcTGCGACGAG ATAATCTTCGCGGAGGACTACCAGCAGGCCGAGGGGATGAGCTGGCACAAGAAGCACTTCGCCTGCGTGGGGTGCGAGACGCTGCTGACCGGCAAGCCCTTCAGCCTCGACAGCGCCAGCCTGCTGTGTGCCACCTGCAGTAGAAGCAGACATCCCTGA
- the LMCD1 gene encoding LIM and cysteine-rich domains protein 1 isoform X2 — MSGSQPPAGRGAPCSRCRGTCGGFEPHSWRKICKSCKCSQEDHSLSSDVEDDRKIGRLLSDSKYATLTARVKGGDGVRIYKRNRMIITNPIVSRKDPTFDTITYEWAPPGLTQKLAIQYMELIPKEMQPVAGTEGAYYRRRQLMRQLPIYDQDPSQCRGLAEGEAKLMEDFVKKYKADALGVGEVALPGQGGSTKEDGKQQDKTLAASKPSESTNGAVDSTPAGGQGRCEVCKQAVPADCPVVYADRAGYARQWHPACFVCCKCSEPLVDLIYFWENGAVWCGRHYCESLRPRCAGCDEIIFAEDYQQAEGMSWHKKHFACVGCETLLTGKPFSLDSASLLCATCSRSRHP, encoded by the exons ATGTCGGGGAGCCAGCCGCCGGCGGGCAGAGGGGCGCCGTGTTCCCGCTGCCGCGGGACCTGCGGGGGCTTCGAGCCGCACTCCTGGAG GAAAATATGCAAGTCATGCAAATGCAGCCAGGAGGATCACAGCCTGAGCTCTGACGTGGAAGACGATCGGAAAATTGGCCGCCTGTTATCAGATTCGAAGTACGCTACGCTCACCGCCAGGGTGAAAGGAGGTGACGGAGTTCGCATTTACAAAAGAAACCGCATGATCATCACCAATCCCATCGTATCCCGGAAGGACCCGACCTTCGACACCATCACCTACGAATGGGCTCCGCCAGGACTGACCCAGAAGCTG GCCATTCAGTACATGGAGCTGATCCCCAAGGAGATGCAGCCGGTGGCAGGCACGGAGGGCGCGTACTATCGCCGGCGGCAGCTGATGAGACAGCTCCCTATCTATGACCAGGACCCTTCCCAGTGCCGCGGCCTCGCTGAGGGCGAGGCGAAGCTCATGGAAGACTttgtaaagaaatacaaagcCGATGCTCTGGGTGTTGGCGAGGTCGCGCTCCCTGGGCAGGGCGGCAGCACGAAGGAGGACGGGAAGCAGCAAGACAAAACCCTGGCTGCGAGCAAACCCTCCGAGTCCACCAACGGAGCTGTCGACAGCACGCCCGCGGGAGGGCAGGGT CGCTGCGAGGTGTGCAAGCAGGCGGTGCCGGCGGACTGCCCCGTCGTCTACGCGGACAGGGCCGGCTACGCCCGGCAGTGGCACCCGGCCTGCTTCGTGTGCTGCAAGTGCTCCGAGCCGCTCGTCGACCTCATCTACTTCTGGGAGAACGGAGCGGTGTGGTGTGGGCGCCACTACTGCGAGAGCctgcggccgcgctgcgccggcTGCGACGAG ATAATCTTCGCGGAGGACTACCAGCAGGCCGAGGGGATGAGCTGGCACAAGAAGCACTTCGCCTGCGTGGGGTGCGAGACGCTGCTGACCGGCAAGCCCTTCAGCCTCGACAGCGCCAGCCTGCTGTGTGCCACCTGCAGTAGAAGCAGACATCCCTGA